The Rhodovastum atsumiense genome includes a region encoding these proteins:
- a CDS encoding class I SAM-dependent methyltransferase — MSSCTPIEGCRVSGSRHLLPVLELGEQALTGVFPRSPAARISTGPLRLVWCPDSGLLQLSHSYDTSEMYGCNYGYRSGLNRSMVEHLTQKVRELERLTDLQPGDTVLDIGSNDATTLKAYTTPALHRVGIDPTGEKFRAFYPPETTLVADFFSAAAYRRSGANAAKIVTSIAMFYDLEDPIGFVRQIESVLAPGGIWHFEQSYMPSMLRMVSYDTVCHEHLEYYSLTVVKRILDAADLRPIDVKMNSVNGGSFAVTAVRRNDPRIGSEAVVNWLLEQEDRMGLNTPRPYRDFEERVFRHRSDLRRLLETLKADGKKVIGYGASTKGNVVLQFCDIGPDLLPCIAEVNEDKFGAFTPGTGIPIVSEAEAHAMHPDYFLVLPWHFRDGIMRREGEFLASGGRMIFPFPEIEIV; from the coding sequence ATGTCAAGCTGCACCCCGATCGAAGGATGCCGTGTCAGCGGCAGCCGGCACCTGTTGCCGGTGCTCGAACTTGGAGAACAGGCGTTGACCGGCGTATTCCCGCGCAGCCCTGCGGCCAGGATCTCGACCGGCCCGCTGCGTCTGGTTTGGTGTCCCGACTCCGGTCTGCTGCAGCTCTCGCATTCCTATGACACGAGCGAAATGTATGGCTGCAACTACGGCTACCGATCCGGCCTCAACCGGAGCATGGTCGAACACCTGACGCAGAAGGTCCGCGAACTTGAACGCCTGACCGACCTGCAGCCAGGCGATACGGTCCTGGACATTGGCTCGAACGATGCGACGACACTCAAGGCCTACACCACGCCTGCTCTGCATCGAGTGGGCATCGACCCCACGGGAGAGAAGTTCCGTGCGTTCTATCCGCCCGAAACCACCCTGGTGGCAGACTTCTTCTCGGCGGCCGCCTATCGCCGCAGCGGCGCCAACGCTGCGAAGATCGTCACTTCCATCGCCATGTTCTATGACCTGGAAGATCCAATCGGCTTCGTCCGCCAGATCGAATCCGTCCTGGCGCCAGGCGGAATCTGGCATTTCGAGCAGAGCTACATGCCCTCGATGCTACGCATGGTTTCCTATGACACGGTGTGTCACGAGCATCTGGAGTACTACTCTCTCACTGTCGTAAAGCGTATCCTGGATGCGGCCGATCTGCGTCCCATCGACGTCAAGATGAACAGCGTCAACGGTGGCAGTTTTGCGGTGACGGCAGTCCGCAGGAATGACCCCCGGATCGGCTCGGAAGCTGTCGTGAACTGGCTTCTGGAGCAGGAAGACCGCATGGGCCTGAACACACCGCGGCCTTACCGCGACTTCGAGGAGCGTGTATTCCGTCATCGCAGCGACCTTCGCCGGTTGCTGGAAACGCTGAAGGCCGATGGCAAGAAGGTGATCGGCTACGGCGCATCAACCAAGGGAAATGTCGTACTGCAATTCTGCGACATCGGTCCCGATCTCCTGCCCTGCATCGCCGAGGTCAACGAAGACAAATTCGGCGCCTTCACGCCCGGCACGGGCATTCCCATCGTCTCCGAGGCCGAGGCCCATGCCATGCATCCCGACTACTTCCTGGTCCTGCCATGGCATTTCCGTGACGGCATCATGCGACGCGAGGGAGAATTCCTCGCCAGTGGAGGACGAATGATCTTTCCTTTCCCCGAGATCGAGATTGTCTGA